A window of Flavobacterium flavigenum contains these coding sequences:
- a CDS encoding carbohydrate-binding family 9-like protein, which produces MFLKNQWLTIVLVFSSIAMFSQSKKNTIVPKTYVASKTSNPILIDGDESDISWNKADWTALFEDIENNIKPKYATKVKMLWDETNFYILAKIEEPHVWANLKQRDTIIFYNNDFEVFIDPDGDTFNYYELEINALNTAWDLFLSKPYRENDNVVLNDWNIPGLKSAVKINGTLNNPNDTDEGWVLEMAIPWASYKKSYNEYNVPADKFWRVNFSRVNWQHTIVNGKYERKKDADGKFLPEYNWVWSPMGVINMHEPEKWGYVYFSSKEEKDTFTIPQDEKVKWELYNLYRAQKEYYQNNKVWAKALTDLTKETIKVDGKVLKPILENHSSGYNIMVKSPFSNQTFTIKEDGQFLK; this is translated from the coding sequence ATGTTTTTAAAAAATCAATGGTTAACAATTGTTTTAGTTTTTTCTTCGATTGCTATGTTTTCACAATCGAAGAAAAATACTATTGTGCCTAAAACTTATGTAGCTTCTAAAACTTCAAATCCGATTCTAATCGATGGAGATGAATCTGATATTTCCTGGAATAAAGCAGACTGGACAGCTCTTTTTGAAGATATCGAAAACAATATTAAACCAAAATATGCAACAAAAGTTAAAATGCTCTGGGATGAAACCAATTTTTATATTTTAGCAAAAATTGAGGAGCCGCATGTCTGGGCAAATTTAAAACAACGTGATACGATTATTTTTTATAATAACGACTTTGAAGTTTTTATTGATCCTGATGGCGACACTTTTAATTATTATGAATTAGAAATTAATGCTTTAAATACAGCCTGGGATTTGTTTTTGTCAAAACCTTACAGAGAAAATGATAATGTTGTTTTAAACGACTGGAATATTCCGGGTCTGAAATCAGCGGTAAAAATCAACGGAACGCTTAATAACCCAAACGATACTGATGAAGGATGGGTTTTAGAAATGGCAATTCCCTGGGCATCTTATAAAAAATCTTACAACGAATATAATGTGCCGGCAGATAAATTCTGGAGAGTTAATTTCTCCAGAGTAAACTGGCAGCATACAATTGTTAACGGTAAATACGAACGCAAAAAAGACGCTGACGGAAAATTTCTTCCGGAGTACAACTGGGTTTGGTCACCAATGGGAGTAATCAATATGCATGAACCCGAAAAATGGGGCTATGTTTATTTTTCTTCGAAGGAGGAAAAAGACACTTTTACAATTCCACAGGACGAAAAAGTAAAATGGGAGCTTTATAATTTATACAGGGCTCAAAAAGAATATTATCAAAACAATAAAGTCTGGGCAAAAGCATTAACGGATTTAACGAAAGAAACCATCAAAGTCGATGGTAAGGTTTTAAAACCTATCTTAGAAAATCATTCTTCGGGATATAATATTATGGTAAAAAGTCCTTTTTCAAATCAAACTTTTACCATAAAAGAAGATGGTCAGTTTTTAAAGTAA
- a CDS encoding LytR/AlgR family response regulator transcription factor codes for MKINCLIIDDEPLAINIIKNYLEPLENFEVINTFSNPIEGLNFIKNNNVDVIFLDINMPVLDGINFIKSLENPPLIVITSAYSQFAIETYELDVLDYLVKPIEFPRLMKTLNKVSKRIEKKENETQDSQPDSPFIFVKIDKKRMKKIFFNEILVIESLKDYLKINTLTGKYIIHSTLSDFTDLLPEKNFLRIHRSYTIAIDKIDAVEGNSIEIEGLRYVIGRSYIDHVKQRILNSSI; via the coding sequence ATGAAAATAAATTGTTTGATTATAGACGATGAGCCATTGGCAATTAATATTATTAAAAATTATTTAGAGCCACTTGAAAATTTTGAGGTAATAAATACTTTCAGTAATCCGATTGAAGGCCTGAATTTTATTAAAAATAATAATGTCGATGTTATTTTTCTGGACATAAACATGCCAGTTCTTGATGGAATTAATTTTATAAAAAGTCTCGAAAATCCTCCGTTAATTGTAATCACAAGTGCTTACAGCCAGTTTGCGATAGAAACTTATGAACTGGACGTTTTAGATTATTTAGTGAAGCCAATTGAGTTTCCTAGATTGATGAAAACATTAAATAAAGTAAGCAAAAGGATTGAGAAAAAAGAGAATGAAACTCAGGACAGCCAGCCGGACAGCCCTTTTATATTCGTTAAAATTGACAAAAAAAGAATGAAGAAAATCTTCTTCAACGAAATTCTGGTAATTGAAAGCCTTAAAGATTATTTAAAAATAAACACTTTAACAGGCAAATACATAATTCACAGTACCTTATCTGATTTTACTGATTTATTACCCGAGAAAAACTTCCTGAGAATACACCGATCATACACAATTGCAATTGATAAAATCGATGCTGTTGAAGGAAATAGTATTGAGATTGAAGGTCTTAGATACGTAATTGGAAGATCTTATATTGATCATGTGAAACAACGAATTTTGAATTCTTCTATATAG
- a CDS encoding sensor histidine kinase — protein MNLNSGKSYRLPLHYHFFFWLTYFLFNTFRWGSYFNDYLYSLKTNLLGFPIHMTLCYLNILIFMPYLVYRKRYLLYVLAVLLTIFLMVVIKFNLTYLLITHNVWPEGPETIDKLTLNYTIDMMMGELYVITFVTAIKITFDFLQEQKRVTDLEKSQLETELLFLKSQISPHFFFNTLNNIYSLSVEKSNKTPKIVLKLSELMRYMLYDTKGKKQSLENEILCIQNYLDLERIRNDERLEVNMSVSGDIHEKEISPVILLTFIENSFKHGVNKNTGKVKIDIDFNVKGDYLHFKISNPTPEITQHKDNFNKSSGIGLENVKKRLELGYNKNDYKLSFKNKKNIFVVKLVIKVT, from the coding sequence ATGAATTTAAATTCGGGCAAATCTTATCGGTTACCATTGCATTATCACTTCTTTTTTTGGCTTACTTATTTTTTATTTAATACATTTCGGTGGGGAAGCTATTTTAATGATTACCTGTATTCCTTAAAAACAAACTTATTAGGCTTTCCAATTCACATGACATTATGTTATCTGAATATTTTAATTTTCATGCCTTATCTGGTTTATCGAAAAAGATATCTATTGTATGTATTGGCTGTTTTATTAACCATTTTCTTAATGGTGGTTATTAAATTCAATCTTACGTATTTATTAATAACGCATAACGTCTGGCCGGAAGGACCTGAGACTATCGATAAATTAACACTCAATTATACGATAGATATGATGATGGGAGAACTCTATGTTATCACTTTTGTAACAGCAATCAAAATTACATTTGATTTTTTGCAAGAGCAAAAAAGAGTAACCGATCTTGAAAAGTCTCAATTAGAAACCGAATTACTGTTCCTTAAATCTCAAATTTCGCCACACTTTTTTTTCAATACATTGAATAACATTTATTCATTATCAGTAGAAAAATCAAACAAAACACCCAAAATTGTCCTTAAACTTTCTGAACTAATGCGGTATATGCTCTATGATACAAAGGGTAAAAAACAATCTTTAGAAAATGAAATTTTATGCATCCAAAATTACCTTGATCTGGAACGAATCAGGAATGATGAAAGGCTTGAAGTTAACATGTCTGTCTCGGGAGATATTCATGAGAAAGAAATTTCTCCGGTGATTTTACTGACTTTTATTGAAAATTCTTTTAAGCATGGTGTAAATAAAAACACCGGAAAAGTAAAAATTGACATTGATTTTAATGTAAAAGGTGACTATCTGCATTTCAAAATTTCAAATCCTACACCCGAAATTACGCAACATAAAGACAATTTTAACAAGTCAAGTGGTATAGGTTTGGAAAATGTAAAAAAAAGACTTGAATTAGGTTATAATAAAAATGATTATAAACTTTCATTTAAAAATAAAAAGAATATTTTTGTCGTAAAGCTTGTAATTAAAGTCACTTAA
- a CDS encoding glycoside hydrolase family 130 protein has product MSSIPWQDRPENSNDVMWRYSENPIIDRYAIPSSNSIFNSAVVPFGDGYAGVFRCDNKAVQMNIFAGFSKNGIDWDINHDPIVMQSGNTEMIESAYKYDPRVVFIEDRYWITWCNGYNGPTIGIGYTFDFKEFFQCENAFLPFNRNGVLFPQKINGKYAMLSRPSDNGHTPFGDIWISYSPDMKYWGEHRLVMKPTPFEDSAWQCTKVGAGPIPILTDEGWLMIYHGVINTCNGFRYAMGSALLDVDSPDIVKYRTQPYLLGPAEIYEMVGDVPNVVFPCAALHDTEEDKLTVYYGAADTAVAIAFGKLSEVIQFTKDNSL; this is encoded by the coding sequence ATGAGCAGTATCCCTTGGCAAGACAGACCCGAAAACAGCAATGATGTAATGTGGAGATATTCTGAAAATCCAATTATTGACAGATACGCTATACCATCATCAAATAGTATTTTTAATAGTGCAGTAGTTCCTTTTGGAGATGGTTATGCAGGTGTTTTCAGATGTGATAACAAAGCGGTTCAAATGAATATTTTTGCCGGTTTCAGTAAAAACGGAATTGATTGGGATATTAATCATGATCCAATCGTAATGCAATCCGGAAATACCGAAATGATAGAATCGGCTTATAAATATGATCCCCGTGTTGTTTTTATTGAAGATCGTTATTGGATTACCTGGTGTAATGGCTACAACGGCCCAACAATTGGAATTGGTTATACTTTTGATTTCAAAGAATTTTTCCAGTGCGAAAATGCCTTTTTACCTTTCAACAGAAACGGTGTTTTATTTCCACAGAAAATAAACGGAAAATATGCGATGTTAAGTCGTCCAAGTGATAACGGACATACACCTTTTGGAGATATCTGGATCAGTTACAGCCCGGATATGAAATATTGGGGAGAACACAGATTGGTAATGAAACCAACTCCTTTTGAAGACAGCGCATGGCAATGTACAAAAGTAGGAGCAGGGCCAATTCCGATTCTTACTGACGAAGGCTGGTTAATGATTTACCACGGTGTTATCAATACCTGCAACGGTTTTCGTTATGCCATGGGATCAGCACTTTTAGATGTAGACTCACCGGATATCGTAAAATACAGAACGCAGCCTTATTTATTAGGCCCGGCAGAGATTTATGAAATGGTTGGAGATGTTCCAAACGTAGTTTTCCCTTGTGCAGCTTTGCATGATACTGAAGAGGATAAATTAACCGTTTATTATGGTGCTGCGGATACAGCAGTAGCAATAGCTTTCGGAAAACTGAGTGAAGTGATTCAGTTTACAAAAGATAATAGTCTATAA
- a CDS encoding sodium:solute symporter family protein, with product MDIIDVSIIIAYILLSVGIGIWISRKASKGLDDYFLGGKTIKWYFLGLSNGSGMFDVSGTSWMIGVLFLYGVKSFMFMWLWPIWNQIFVMMFLAVWIRRSKVMTGSEWILTRFGSDKAGKASHIIVAIFAIISTIGFIAYFFEGIGKFVTIILPWDLTLHYGDMILLTSERSYALLIIFLTTIYTVKGGMFSVVATEVVQYLIMITAGALIAGYAFINYTDIQINSVITEEWKNVFFGWQFETQWSDKFQTFNNLIDSEGYKMFGAFIGMTLFKGFFASVAGPTPSYDLQRVLSTKSVKEAAYMSGFTNLILFIPRYLLITGIVVIALVNLAPELNANTGLTGADLELLMPKVVNLYIPVGIKGILLAGLLAAFMSGFSAFVNAGPAYIVNDIYKKYFKPVASNAHYIKVSQISSFLVVGLGVFMGFFADSINSLTLWITSALYGGYVAANFLKWIWWRFNGWGYFWGMFAGLIVASLQFALGQAKGSLTEGSFLYDLAQVQAIYLFPLIFGFSILGCLLGTYLSKPTEMEVLKSFYSNVRPWGFWNPVYKQLKAEDQAFEKNNDFWLDMMNCAIGIVWQSSMILLPIFFIIRDYPKAITALVVFLVTTTILKFTWLDKVRKIED from the coding sequence ATGGATATAATTGACGTATCAATCATCATAGCTTATATTCTACTATCGGTAGGAATAGGAATCTGGATTTCAAGAAAAGCATCAAAAGGACTTGATGACTATTTCCTTGGCGGAAAAACAATCAAATGGTATTTTTTAGGTCTGAGCAACGGATCAGGAATGTTTGATGTTTCAGGAACTTCGTGGATGATTGGGGTTTTGTTTTTATATGGAGTAAAAAGTTTTATGTTCATGTGGCTTTGGCCGATTTGGAACCAGATTTTCGTGATGATGTTCCTTGCGGTCTGGATTAGAAGATCAAAAGTAATGACGGGTTCTGAATGGATTCTAACACGTTTTGGAAGCGACAAAGCAGGAAAAGCTTCTCATATTATTGTAGCCATTTTTGCCATTATCTCAACAATTGGTTTCATTGCTTATTTCTTCGAAGGAATCGGAAAATTTGTAACCATTATTCTTCCGTGGGATTTAACGCTCCACTACGGCGATATGATTTTATTGACATCTGAACGTTCTTATGCCTTATTAATTATTTTTCTAACAACCATTTACACCGTAAAGGGCGGAATGTTCTCTGTAGTTGCAACAGAAGTTGTACAATATTTAATTATGATTACAGCCGGAGCTTTAATTGCAGGTTATGCATTCATTAATTATACAGATATTCAGATTAATTCGGTTATTACAGAAGAATGGAAGAATGTGTTTTTTGGATGGCAGTTTGAAACTCAATGGAGTGATAAGTTTCAGACATTCAATAATTTAATTGATTCAGAAGGCTACAAAATGTTTGGCGCTTTCATTGGGATGACCTTGTTCAAAGGTTTTTTTGCAAGTGTAGCAGGACCAACGCCAAGTTATGATTTACAAAGGGTTCTTTCGACCAAATCAGTAAAAGAGGCGGCTTATATGAGTGGATTTACCAACCTGATTTTATTCATCCCGAGATATTTATTAATTACCGGAATCGTGGTAATTGCGTTAGTAAACTTAGCGCCTGAATTAAACGCAAACACAGGATTAACAGGAGCTGACCTGGAATTATTAATGCCCAAAGTGGTCAATTTATACATTCCGGTTGGAATTAAAGGAATTCTTTTAGCCGGTTTATTAGCCGCTTTTATGTCGGGATTCTCAGCATTCGTAAACGCTGGACCGGCTTACATTGTAAATGATATTTATAAAAAATATTTCAAACCAGTAGCTTCAAATGCACATTATATTAAAGTAAGCCAGATTTCATCTTTTCTTGTAGTGGGTTTAGGTGTTTTCATGGGATTCTTTGCAGATTCCATCAACTCTTTAACGCTATGGATTACAAGTGCTTTATACGGAGGTTACGTAGCAGCGAATTTCTTAAAATGGATTTGGTGGCGTTTTAATGGTTGGGGCTATTTCTGGGGAATGTTTGCGGGTTTGATTGTAGCTTCTTTACAGTTTGCTTTAGGTCAGGCCAAAGGAAGTTTGACTGAAGGATCTTTTTTATATGATTTAGCGCAAGTGCAGGCTATTTATCTGTTCCCGTTAATATTCGGATTCTCAATTTTAGGTTGTCTTTTAGGAACGTATTTAAGTAAGCCGACAGAAATGGAAGTTTTAAAATCGTTCTATTCCAATGTAAGACCTTGGGGATTCTGGAATCCGGTTTATAAACAATTAAAAGCAGAAGATCAGGCTTTCGAAAAAAACAATGATTTCTGGCTGGATATGATGAACTGTGCAATTGGAATTGTGTGGCAGTCGAGTATGATTTTGCTTCCGATATTCTTCATAATCAGGGATTATCCAAAAGCAATTACAGCATTGGTTGTGTTTTTAGTGACAACTACAATATTGAAATTTACATGGTTAGATAAGGTTAGAAAAATAGAAGATTAG
- a CDS encoding GH92 family glycosyl hydrolase, translating to MKNFTLLFLVVILIASCKINVNKKHHHETLFTDHVNPFIGTGGHGHTYPGATVPFGMLQVSPDNGVSNWDWCSGYHYSDSIVSGFSHLHLSGTGIGDLADILFMPTNKKLDLTTKTTSRDQLPYKSKYTHVNEKAAPGSYQVFLEDPKINVELTSSQRTAYHKYTFFKNDKQSVIIDLGFAINWDKALKTGITIEDEHTISGYRFSTGWAKNQKVFFVAKFSKPITESVLLADKQVTEGNRADGENTAAQLFFGSSNTNELVVKVALSSVSVANAKDNLDDEKSTFDNTKSQAVSIWNTALNKIEVETPVDSLKTMFYTALYHTQVAPVTYSDRNGQFRKEDDQIVTAKEYTAYSTLSLWDTFRAENPLLTLLAPDKVSDMVNSMLTYYDTKKILPVWTLYANETNTMTGYHSIPVIVDAYLKGIKGFNAEKAFEAMKTTMMQDERGLNFYKKYGYIPYNKLDESVTITLEYAYDDWCVAQMAKALGKNDDYQFFLKRSQAYEYLFDSKSGFMRGKSEDGKSWNEPFDPKHSNHREHTDYTEGNAWQHSWFVPQDVDHLISLHGSNEVFTKRLEQLFTESSEITGSNVSADISGLIGQYAHGNEPSHHIAYMFNHANQPWRTQYWVRHILDTQYNTTPNGLSGNEDCGQMSAWYVFSSMGLYPMNPASGEYEIGSPIFEKSTINLDGGKTFVIEAENVSEKNFYIQSATLNGVPFNKTAISHKEILQGGILHFIMGSEPNKNWGSK from the coding sequence ATGAAGAATTTTACCCTGCTTTTTTTGGTTGTTATTTTAATTGCAAGTTGCAAAATAAATGTAAACAAAAAGCATCATCACGAAACACTTTTTACGGACCACGTAAATCCTTTTATAGGTACTGGTGGTCATGGGCATACATATCCTGGGGCAACAGTTCCTTTTGGGATGCTGCAGGTAAGTCCGGACAACGGTGTTTCAAACTGGGATTGGTGTTCCGGTTATCATTACTCTGATTCTATTGTTTCCGGTTTCAGTCATTTGCATTTAAGCGGAACAGGAATTGGAGATTTGGCAGATATCTTATTTATGCCAACTAATAAAAAACTTGACTTAACTACCAAAACAACATCACGCGATCAATTACCTTATAAATCTAAATACACTCATGTTAACGAAAAAGCAGCACCGGGTTCTTACCAGGTTTTTCTTGAGGATCCTAAGATCAATGTAGAATTAACTTCTTCACAAAGAACCGCTTATCATAAATACACATTTTTCAAAAATGATAAACAATCGGTTATAATCGATCTGGGATTTGCCATTAACTGGGACAAAGCCCTGAAAACGGGAATTACAATTGAGGATGAGCATACCATAAGCGGATATCGTTTTAGTACGGGCTGGGCAAAAAATCAGAAAGTATTTTTTGTTGCTAAATTTTCAAAACCAATTACGGAATCAGTTTTATTGGCTGATAAGCAGGTTACCGAAGGAAACAGAGCAGACGGAGAAAATACTGCAGCACAATTATTTTTCGGAAGCAGTAATACCAATGAATTAGTGGTAAAAGTAGCCTTGTCATCTGTTAGTGTGGCTAATGCCAAAGATAATTTAGATGATGAAAAATCAACATTCGACAATACAAAATCTCAGGCAGTTTCTATCTGGAATACTGCTTTAAATAAAATTGAAGTTGAAACACCAGTAGATTCGTTAAAAACGATGTTTTATACTGCATTATATCATACACAAGTTGCCCCTGTAACCTATAGTGATAGAAACGGTCAGTTTAGAAAAGAGGATGATCAGATTGTTACAGCAAAAGAGTATACCGCCTATTCTACCTTATCACTATGGGATACTTTTAGAGCCGAAAATCCTTTGCTGACTTTATTGGCACCAGACAAAGTTTCAGATATGGTGAACTCTATGTTAACGTATTACGATACAAAAAAAATATTACCAGTCTGGACTTTATATGCCAATGAAACTAATACCATGACAGGATATCACTCCATTCCTGTAATTGTAGATGCCTATTTAAAAGGCATTAAAGGTTTTAATGCCGAAAAAGCATTTGAAGCGATGAAAACCACCATGATGCAGGATGAACGCGGATTAAATTTCTACAAAAAATACGGTTATATTCCGTACAATAAATTAGACGAATCCGTAACCATTACTTTAGAATATGCCTATGATGATTGGTGTGTAGCGCAAATGGCCAAAGCATTGGGTAAAAACGATGATTATCAGTTTTTCTTAAAACGTTCTCAGGCATACGAATATTTATTTGATTCGAAAAGCGGATTCATGAGAGGAAAATCTGAAGACGGAAAATCATGGAATGAGCCTTTTGATCCGAAACATTCCAATCACAGGGAACATACTGATTATACTGAAGGAAATGCATGGCAGCACAGTTGGTTTGTACCTCAGGATGTAGATCATTTAATTTCACTTCATGGAAGTAACGAAGTGTTTACAAAACGTCTGGAGCAGTTATTTACAGAAAGTTCAGAAATCACAGGAAGCAATGTTTCTGCAGATATTTCAGGGTTAATTGGGCAATATGCGCACGGAAATGAGCCAAGCCACCACATTGCCTACATGTTTAATCATGCGAATCAGCCATGGAGAACGCAATATTGGGTGCGTCATATTTTAGATACACAATACAATACAACTCCAAACGGATTAAGCGGTAATGAAGACTGCGGACAAATGTCGGCCTGGTATGTTTTCAGTTCCATGGGGTTATATCCAATGAATCCGGCTTCTGGAGAATACGAAATTGGAAGCCCAATTTTCGAAAAATCCACCATAAATCTGGATGGCGGAAAAACATTTGTAATTGAAGCAGAAAATGTTTCAGAGAAAAATTTCTATATCCAATCAGCAACACTTAATGGTGTTCCATTCAATAAAACAGCAATATCACATAAAGAAATATTGCAAGGCGGAATTTTACATTTTATAATGGGATCAGAGCCCAATAAAAACTGGGGAAGTAAGTAG